In a genomic window of Epinephelus lanceolatus isolate andai-2023 chromosome 3, ASM4190304v1, whole genome shotgun sequence:
- the LOC144461733 gene encoding uncharacterized protein LOC144461733: MFVAACAIALLCLVSLSHSAPLSCEDLVRPLDQLDPHHLEGRWVLVAGSMSHPLYLERFKQSDSATVNFSSNTSDTHISYSRSIHFNNDCLYDTYNISLEGSSFTFDGTDKSNLSANFIHTSCQDCILMRMNKESGKRQHFYLLSRRRQLEQKEMEEFRAQLKCLNMPPPHVMDPTKELCPEERASNPATQTEEKTEEQHN; the protein is encoded by the coding sequence ATGTTTGTTGCTGCGTGTGCCATCGCTCTCCTCTGCTTGGTGTCTCTGAGCCATTCAGCTCCTCTGTCCTGTGAAGACTTGGTCCGGCCTTTGGATCAACTGGATCCTCACCATTTGGAAGGAAGATGGGTTTTAGTTGCAGGCAGCATGAGCCATCCCCTGTACCTAGAGCGATTTAAACAGAGTGACAGTGCCACCGTAAACTTCTCCAGCAACACCAGTGACACTCATATTTCCTACTCTCGCAGCATCCATTTTAATAACGATTGTCTGTATGATACCTACAACATCTCCCTGGAGGGCAGCAGCTTTACCTTTGATGGGACAGATAAAAGCAACCTCAGTGCAAATTTCATCCATACATCCTGTCAAGACTGCATATTGATGCGCATGAACAAAGAGTCTGGAAAGCGGCAGCATTTTTACCTGCTCAGCAGGAGGAGGCAGCTGGAGCAGAAGGAGATGGAGGAGTTCAGAGCTCAGCTGAAGTGTCTGAACATGCCTCCTCCTCATGTGATGGATCCTACCAAGGAGCTTTGTCCAGAAGAGAGGGCGAGCAATCCAGCAACTCAAActgaagagaaaacagaggaacaaCACAACTAA